From a region of the Podarcis muralis chromosome 16, rPodMur119.hap1.1, whole genome shotgun sequence genome:
- the ATG2A gene encoding autophagy-related protein 2 homolog A isoform X3: MSRWFFPWSSSIKKRACRYLLQHYLGHFLEERLGLEQLSLDLYAGAGKLSRIHLDVWSVNEFLESVGAPLEIVDGFIDSIAVTIPWSALVTENCTVEVSGLQITCRPKYRTAAPGSESQSWASCMTTSMQLAQECLKEQAEEPSDTPQPLEGLEMFAQTIETVLRRIEVTFLDTVIRVEHVPSGSQGSVALEMHIKRLDYCDEAVKEPGQAITVDIHQPPPFVHKILQLSGVLLYYEEFAGGAGAHMPSSPVPKGAADSSESQEEEAEEEEASPSSLLQIGSCSGYTEMRIKLKQNEAFPGPKLELDGKMGSLHLLLAPQQILYLLDLLSSLNFSESSLLQEQLSKSRPLDSEDLKLIEQDLSQQLHSGLGAGPTRLEGMETCVGLENGEMFFSMAPMTSSVTSVRSASELSDIDLDSSMHSDAGTSRLQALPFAPGLMLSSPRRYGRSPFAATLPCLNKIPSKTSHPQPPSLENQRPEVLLRLTIGGLTLTLLHQTPEAPHLQLAQRFFSQLVGLKDSAFGGRDFQPLRQCFEGACPRSNVRLTGAAVQISCEHKASGQLHMFSWDASFGLLEILECLWTDDRTQAKPEYTELLVFATPSAFPYNQSPRPCARLQTKHSEKRPSSSKSRLAKVPAKQTVELVAELDDFCSDVDLATLDRLCSLLCHATKPSTPAWPPPEAHLADSPPAAKWQASVRLAAPKATLRLQFPIPDLRPWPERRPWAQKAVRQESLRLDLAGVELQVELGLAGVTQLELAFSDLHGTYEGAEKLAVPCLRVGKAPDLSAKGTGKKYLLPKIALTLRPRASDTPWDLALAKPGEMELSTAESPCELKQPEPSPFSSKRTMYETEEMVIPGDPEEMAEFQSQTLEASQYALEVTFPTMHIFLPSKDFYESIYNRINNDLLMFESFSPPPTPSELLRGAGSTATPFVGEAPADTRWQENFKMCKSAFKLDSDSEDEDSHFYSVDEAAQRKKGEQRSPFPQSCVSVVLSVGKGRVTALCDAKGEGGKKLEGSHGELVLDVESGSLFSVSRYKGREDLGYFCIEAEKVALYHKAVVEDYLMAEHLEISNFLPPEGLNPTIYASQEGPITWPLGSKKDGPLKMLSLAIQINLDLEKNIKEFLVTLRLEGATMRHHMALTHQSWYSQLIDFLDVLDDPILGFVPPTVITVLHTHLFSCAVDYRPLYLPIRVLITAETFTLSSNIIVDTSVFLLRFILDDSALYLSNKCDTEMGDLRRDYVCVLDVDLLELVITTFKGATTGKLTRPLFELRCSNNVVHVHTCADSCAALANLIQYVVNNGDLHPPPHHDSPTEIAGQKVQLSESPASLPSCPPAETAAINQQDLTDALIDTERSLQELAGEMGDSGLRRQPSPVSVYLFPGENGAVGKAGKTPAPPPTPVGEGLDFSPSEDSEGESEATDDFCILDAPGTGIPPRDGEPVVTKLLEGPVRIQEGHFSRPLGSTDLLKAPSRFPVPESRVMMREISVVWHLYGGRDFGLGRSASGHAHSPRTKPSLSSARSSPSRSSVTNRPQNTWRAQGGTSRIHDLLMEIQLTKVSFQHETYPSSSSSSSSGTSEKPSVELEEQPVARQVFIVQELEIRDRLASSQINKFLYLYSSECMPRRAHSNMLTIKALHVCPESGLGGPECCLRVSLMPLRLNIDQDALFFLKDFFTSVAASINPVVPCEAGSEGRTDPLGKEPEGAEGEMTASMETTASENSSLSNASSSSSDQPIYFREFRFTSEVPIWLDYQGKHVTVDQVATAETVYDILSPTAPPMTRTLLDKKHTRKLRRGQQPADLREGVAKAYDTVREGVIDTAQAICDVATRGHEQKGITGAVGGVLRQIPPTVVKPLIVASEATSNLLGGMRNQIKPDARKEESLKWRSEEAQD; the protein is encoded by the exons ACAGGAGTGCCTGAAGGAGCAGGCCGAGGAGCCCTCGGACACCCCCCAGCCCCTGGAGGGGCTCGAGATGTTTGCCCAAACTATTGAAACCG TTCTGCGAAGGATTGAAGTCACCTTCTTGGACACTGTGATACGTGTGGAGCATGTGCCCAGTGGCTCACAGGGCAGCGTGGCCCTTGAGATGCACATCAAAAG aTTGGACTACTGTGACGAAGCCGTGAAGGAACCTGGGCAGGCAATCACCGTAGACATCCACCAGCCTCCACCATTTGTGCACAAGATCCTGCAGCTGAGCGGGGTCCTGCTTTACTACGAGGAGTTTGCGGGTGGCGCAGGCGCCCACATGCCATCGTCCCCTGTCCCAAAG GGGGCTGCCGATTCTTCAGAGtcccaggaggaggaggcagaggaggaagaggcttcCCCCAGCTCTCTGCTTCAGATTGGCAGCTGCTCTGGATACACGGAGATGAGGATCAAGCTGAAGCAGAATGAGGCCTTTCCTGGGCCCAAG CTGGAACTGGATGGGAAGATGGGGTCACTGCACCTCCTGCTTGCCCCCCAACAGATCCTATACCTGCTGGATCTTCTGTCTTCCCTGAACTTCTCTG aatccagcCTCTTGCAGGAGCAGCTGAGCAAGAGTCGCCCCCTTGACTCAGAGGACCTGAAGCTGATTGAGCAGGACCTCAGCCAACAGCTGCACTCAGGGCTGGGGGCTGGCCCCACCCGCCTGGAGGGGATGGAGACCTGCGTCGGGCTGGAGAACGGAG AGATGTTCTTCTCCATGGCTCCCATGACCAGCAGTGTGACCTCCGTGCGCTCAGCCAGCGAGCTCTCTGACATCGACCTGGACTCCTCCATGCACAGCGACGCTGGCACCAGCCGCCTACAGGCTCTGCCCTTCGCGCCAGGG cTGATGTTGAGCAGTCCCAGGCGTTATGGACGGTCACCCTTTGCTGCCACCCTGCCGTGCCTCAACAAGATACCAA GCAAGACCAGCCACCCACAACCCCCCTCTCTGGAGAACCAGCGGCCTGAGGTGTTGCTGCGGCTGACGATTGGAGGGCTCACTCTCACCCTGCTGCACCAGACCCCAGAGGCCCCACATCTCCAGCTGGCTCAGCGCTTCTTCTCCCAGCTCGTGGGCCTGAAGGACTCTGCCTTTGGGGGCCGGGATTTCCAGCCCCTGCGCCAGTGCTTTGAGGGGGCCTGCCCACGCAGCAACGTCAG GCTGACTGGGGCCGCCGTGCAGATCAGCTGCGAGCACAAGGCCTCTGGGCAGCTGCACATGTTCAGCTGGGATGCATCCTTTGGGCTCCTGGAGATCTTGGAGTGCCTGTGGACGGACGACAGGACGCAAGCCAAGCCAGAGTACACCGAG CTGCTGGTCTTCGCCACCCCTAGTGCCTTTCCCTACAACCAGTCGCCTCGCCCCTGTGCCCGTCTCCAAACCAAGCATTCGGAGAAGCGGCCTTCATCCTCCAAG AGTCGCCTTGCCAAGGTCCCTGCCAAGCAAACGGTGGAGCTGGTGGCCGAGCTGGACGACTTCTGCTCAGACGTGGACCTGGCGACGCTCGACCGCCTTTGCTCGCTGCTGTGCCATGCCACGAAGCCCTCCACGCCAGCCTGGCCTCCTCCCGAGGCACACTTG GCAGATTCTCCCCCTGCTGCCAAGTGGCAGGCAAGTGTGCGACTGGCAGCGCCCAAGGCCACCCTGAGGCTGCAGTTCCCGATCCCGGACCTCCGTCCGTGGCCTGAGAGGCGGCCCTGGGCCCAGAAGGCCGTGCGGCAAGAGAGCCTGCGCCTGGACCTGGCCGGCGTGGAGCTGCAGGTGGAGCTCGGGCTGGCAGGCGTCACCCAGCTGGAACTTGCCTTCAGTGACCTGCATG GCACGTACGAAGGCGCTGAGAAGCTGGCCGTGCCGTGCTTGCGGGTCGGCAAAGCCCCCGACCTGTCCGCCAAAGGGACGGGGAAGAAGTACCTCCTCCCCAA AATCGCGTTGACCCTCCGCCCTCGGGCCAGCGACACTCCCTGGGACTTGGCCCTGGCGAAGCCCGGAGAGATGGAGCTGTCGACGGCTGAGAGCCCCTGCGAGCTGAAGCAGCCGGAGCCTTCGCCCTTCTCCTCCAAGCGGACCATGTACGAGACGGAGGAG ATGGTGATCCCTGGAGATCCCGAGGAAATGGCGGAATTCCAGAGCCAGACGCTGGAGGCCTCCCAGTATGCCCTGGAGGTGACCTTCCCCACTATGCACATCTTCCTCCCCAGTAAGGACTTCTACGAGAGCATCTACAACAG GATCAATAATGATCTCCTGATGTTCGAgtccttcagcccaccccccaccccctccgaGCTTCTGAGGGGCGCTGGGTCCACAGCAACCCCCTTTGTTGGAGAAGCACCCGCAGACACCCGCTGGCAGGAGAACTTCAAGATGTGCAAGTCGGCCTTTAAGCTGG ATTCAGACTCCGAAGATGAGGATTCTCACTTCTACTCCGTGGATGAGGCAGCACAGCGGAAGAAGGGGGAACAGAGGAGCCCCTTTCCCCAGAGCTGTGTCTCTGTTGTGCTCTCTGTGGGGAAGGGGCGGGTCACAGCCCTGTGCGATGCCAAG GGTGAGGGGGGCAAGAAGCTGGAGGGATCTCACGGCGAGCTGGTCCTGGACGTGGAAAGCGGCAGTCTCTTCAGCGTCTCGCGGTACAAGGGCCGTGAGGACCTCGGCTACTTCTGCATTGAGGCAGAGAAAGTTGCACTTTATCACAAGG CTGTGGTGGAGGACTACCTCATGGCGGAGCACCTGGAAATCTCCAACTTTTTGCCCCCGGAGGGGCTCAACCCCACCATCTATGCCTCCCAAGAGGGCCCCATCACCTGGCCCTTGGGGAGCAAGAAGGACGGGCCCCTGAAGATGCTCTCCCTGGCTATCCAGATCAACCTGGATTTGGAGAAGAACATCAAG GAGTTCCTGGTGACGCTGCGCCTCGAAGGGGCCACCATGCGGCATCACATGGCCCTGACCCACCAGAGTTGGTACAGTCAG TTGATTGACTTCCTGGATGTCCTGGATGACCCCATCCTGGGCTTTGTGCCCCCGACGGTCATCACAGTGCTGCACACCCACCTGTTCAGCTGTGCTGTGGATTACAG GCCTCTCTACTTGCCAATCCGGGTCCTCATCACAGCTGAGACCTTCACCCTCTCCAGCAACATAATTGTGGACACGTCCGTCTTCCTCCTCCG GTTCATTTTGGACGACTCAGCCCTTTACCTCTCAAACAAATGCGACACAGAGATGGGCGACCTGAGGAGAG ATTATGTTTGCGTTTTGGATGTGGACCTTCTGGAGCTGGTGATCACCACGTTTAAGGGAGCCACGACAGGGAAGCTG ACCCGCCCTCTGTTTGAGCTCCGTTGCTCCAACAACGTGGTCCATGTGCACACCTGCGCTGATTCCTGTGCGGCCCTCGCCAACCTCATCCAGTACGTGGTGAACAATGGGGActtgcaccccccaccccaccatgacAGCCCCACAGAGATCGCCGGCCAGAAGGTGCAG TTGTCCGAGAGCCCAGCATCGCTGCCATCATGCCCACCTGCCGAGACCGCAGCCATCAACCAGCAAGACCTTACGGACGCCCTCATTGACACGGAGCGCAGCCTCCAGGAACTAGCTGGAGAGATGG gtGACTCTGGCCTCAGGCGGCAGCCCTCCCCGGTTTCTGTCTACCTGTTCCCCGGGGAGAACGGAGCCGTGGGCAAGGCAGGAAAGACCCcggccccaccccccacccccgtcggGGAGGGGCTGGACTTCAGCCCTTCGGAGGACAGCGAGGGCGAGAGCGAAGCCACGGACGACTTCTGCATCCTGGACGCCCCAGGCACAGGAATCCCG CCCCGAGACGGGGAGCCGGTGGTGACGAAGCTCTTGGAaggccccgttcgcatccaggaGGGGCACTTCTCCCGCCCCCTGGGGAGCACGGACCTGCTGAAGGCCCCCTCGCGCTTCCCGGTCCCCGAGAGCCGGGTGATGATGCGGGAGATCTCGGTGGTCTGGCATCTCTATGGCGGGAGGGACTTTGGGCTGGGGCGCTCTGCCTCTGGCCACGCCCACTCACCCAG GACGAAGCCGTCTCTTTCCAGCGCCCGCTCATCCCCGTCCCGCTCCTCTGTCACCAACCGGCCCCAGAACACCTGGCGGGCTCAGGGGGGCACCAGCCGCATCCACGACCTGCTGATGGAGATCCAGctgacaaag gtgaGTTTCCAGCATGAAACTTAccccagtagcagcagcagcagcagcagcggcacatCTGAGAAACCCTCCGTGGAGTTGGAGGAGCAGCCCGTGGCCAGACAGGTCTTCATTGTCCAGGAGCTGGAGATCCGAGACCGCCTGGCCTCCTCTCAGATCAACAAGTTCCTCTACCTGTACAGCAGCGAGTGCATGCCGCGCCGAGCCCACTCCAACATG CTCACCATCAAAGCCCTGCACGTCTGCCCTGAGTCTGGTCTGGGGGGTCCCGAGTGCTGCCTTCGTGTCTCCTTGATGCCACTCAGGCTCAACATTGACCAG GATGCCTTGTTCTTCCTCAAGGACTTCTTCACCAGTGTGGCTGCCAGCATTAACCCCGTCGTGCCCTGCGAGGCTGGCTCAGAAG GTCGCACAGACCCCTTGGGGAAAGAGCCTGAGGGAGCGGAGGGGGAGATGACAGCCTCGATGGAGACCACAGCCAGCGAAAACAGCTCCTTGTCCaacgcctcctcttcctcctccgacCAGCCCATTTACTTCCG AGAGTTCCGGTTCACGTCCGaagtgcccatctggctggactacCAGGGAAAGCATGTGACCGTGGACCAAGTG GCCACAGCGGAGACCGTCTACGACATCCTGTCCCCTACCGCCCCCCCAATGACGCGCACCCTCCTGGACAAGAAGCACACACGCAAGCTGAGGCGCGGCCAGCAACCTGCCGACCTGCGTGAAGGGGTGGCCAAGGCCTATGACACCGTGCGAGAG ggtgTCATCGACACAGCCCAGGCCATCTGCGACGTGGCGACTCGTGGCCACGAGCAGAAAGGCATCACCGGGGCGGTGGGAGGCGTCCTGCGGCAGATCCCTCCCACCGTGGTCAAGCCCCTCATCGTGGCCTCGGAAGCCACCTCCAACCTCCTGGGCGGTATGCGCAACCAGATCAAGCCCGATGCCCGGAAGGAGGAGTCCCTGAAGTGGCGCTCAGAAGAGGCTCAGGACTGA
- the ATG2A gene encoding autophagy-related protein 2 homolog A isoform X1: protein MSRWFFPWSSSIKKRACRYLLQHYLGHFLEERLGLEQLSLDLYAGAGKLSRIHLDVWSVNEFLESVGAPLEIVDGFIDSIAVTIPWSALVTENCTVEVSGLQITCRPKYRTAAPGSESQSWASCMTTSMQLAQECLKEQAEEPSDTPQPLEGLEMFAQTIETVLRRIEVTFLDTVIRVEHVPSGSQGSVALEMHIKRLDYCDEAVKEPGQAITVDIHQPPPFVHKILQLSGVLLYYEEFAGGAGAHMPSSPVPKGAADSSESQEEEAEEEEASPSSLLQIGSCSGYTEMRIKLKQNEAFPGPKLELDGKMGSLHLLLAPQQILYLLDLLSSLNFSESSLLQEQLSKSRPLDSEDLKLIEQDLSQQLHSGLGAGPTRLEGMETCVGLENGEMFFSMAPMTSSVTSVRSASELSDIDLDSSMHSDAGTSRLQALPFAPGLMLSSPRRYGRSPFAATLPCLNKIPSKTSHPQPPSLENQRPEVLLRLTIGGLTLTLLHQTPEAPHLQLAQRFFSQLVGLKDSAFGGRDFQPLRQCFEGACPRSNVRLTGAAVQISCEHKASGQLHMFSWDASFGLLEILECLWTDDRTQAKPEYTELLVFATPSAFPYNQSPRPCARLQTKHSEKRPSSSKSRLAKVPAKQTVELVAELDDFCSDVDLATLDRLCSLLCHATKPSTPAWPPPEAHLADSPPAAKWQASVRLAAPKATLRLQFPIPDLRPWPERRPWAQKAVRQESLRLDLAGVELQVELGLAGVTQLELAFSDLHGTYEGAEKLAVPCLRVGKAPDLSAKGTGKKYLLPKIALTLRPRASDTPWDLALAKPGEMELSTAESPCELKQPEPSPFSSKRTMYETEEMVIPGDPEEMAEFQSQTLEASQYALEVTFPTMHIFLPSKDFYESIYNRINNDLLMFESFSPPPTPSELLRGAGSTATPFVGEAPADTRWQENFKMCKSAFKLDSDSEDEDSHFYSVDEAAQRKKGEQRSPFPQSCVSVVLSVGKGRVTALCDAKGEGGKKLEGSHGELVLDVESGSLFSVSRYKGREDLGYFCIEAEKVALYHKAVVEDYLMAEHLEISNFLPPEGLNPTIYASQEGPITWPLGSKKDGPLKMLSLAIQINLDLEKNIKEFLVTLRLEGATMRHHMALTHQSWYSQLIDFLDVLDDPILGFVPPTVITVLHTHLFSCAVDYRPLYLPIRVLITAETFTLSSNIIVDTSVFLLRFILDDSALYLSNKCDTEMGDLRRDYVCVLDVDLLELVITTFKGATTGKLTRPLFELRCSNNVVHVHTCADSCAALANLIQYVVNNGDLHPPPHHDSPTEIAGQKVQLSESPASLPSCPPAETAAINQQDLTDALIDTERSLQELAGEMGDSGLRRQPSPVSVYLFPGENGAVGKAGKTPAPPPTPVGEGLDFSPSEDSEGESEATDDFCILDAPGTGIPPRDGEPVVTKLLEGPVRIQEGHFSRPLGSTDLLKAPSRFPVPESRVMMREISVVWHLYGGRDFGLGRSASGHAHSPRTKPSLSSARSSPSRSSVTNRPQNTWRAQGGTSRIHDLLMEIQLTKVSFQHETYPSSSSSSSSGTSEKPSVELEEQPVARQVFIVQELEIRDRLASSQINKFLYLYSSECMPRRAHSNMLTIKALHVCPESGLGGPECCLRVSLMPLRLNIDQDALFFLKDFFTSVAASINPVVPCEAGSEGRTDPLGKEPEGAEGEMTASMETTASENSSLSNASSSSSDQPIYFREFRFTSEVPIWLDYQGKHVTVDQVGTFAGILIGLAQLNCSELKLKRLCCRHGLLGVEKVVSYALTEWLTDIRKNQLPGILGGVGPMHSVVQLFHGLRDLFWLPIEQYRKDGRIIRGLQRGAASFGTSTASAALELSNRLVQAIQATAETVYDILSPTAPPMTRTLLDKKHTRKLRRGQQPADLREGVAKAYDTVREGVIDTAQAICDVATRGHEQKGITGAVGGVLRQIPPTVVKPLIVASEATSNLLGGMRNQIKPDARKEESLKWRSEEAQD from the exons ACAGGAGTGCCTGAAGGAGCAGGCCGAGGAGCCCTCGGACACCCCCCAGCCCCTGGAGGGGCTCGAGATGTTTGCCCAAACTATTGAAACCG TTCTGCGAAGGATTGAAGTCACCTTCTTGGACACTGTGATACGTGTGGAGCATGTGCCCAGTGGCTCACAGGGCAGCGTGGCCCTTGAGATGCACATCAAAAG aTTGGACTACTGTGACGAAGCCGTGAAGGAACCTGGGCAGGCAATCACCGTAGACATCCACCAGCCTCCACCATTTGTGCACAAGATCCTGCAGCTGAGCGGGGTCCTGCTTTACTACGAGGAGTTTGCGGGTGGCGCAGGCGCCCACATGCCATCGTCCCCTGTCCCAAAG GGGGCTGCCGATTCTTCAGAGtcccaggaggaggaggcagaggaggaagaggcttcCCCCAGCTCTCTGCTTCAGATTGGCAGCTGCTCTGGATACACGGAGATGAGGATCAAGCTGAAGCAGAATGAGGCCTTTCCTGGGCCCAAG CTGGAACTGGATGGGAAGATGGGGTCACTGCACCTCCTGCTTGCCCCCCAACAGATCCTATACCTGCTGGATCTTCTGTCTTCCCTGAACTTCTCTG aatccagcCTCTTGCAGGAGCAGCTGAGCAAGAGTCGCCCCCTTGACTCAGAGGACCTGAAGCTGATTGAGCAGGACCTCAGCCAACAGCTGCACTCAGGGCTGGGGGCTGGCCCCACCCGCCTGGAGGGGATGGAGACCTGCGTCGGGCTGGAGAACGGAG AGATGTTCTTCTCCATGGCTCCCATGACCAGCAGTGTGACCTCCGTGCGCTCAGCCAGCGAGCTCTCTGACATCGACCTGGACTCCTCCATGCACAGCGACGCTGGCACCAGCCGCCTACAGGCTCTGCCCTTCGCGCCAGGG cTGATGTTGAGCAGTCCCAGGCGTTATGGACGGTCACCCTTTGCTGCCACCCTGCCGTGCCTCAACAAGATACCAA GCAAGACCAGCCACCCACAACCCCCCTCTCTGGAGAACCAGCGGCCTGAGGTGTTGCTGCGGCTGACGATTGGAGGGCTCACTCTCACCCTGCTGCACCAGACCCCAGAGGCCCCACATCTCCAGCTGGCTCAGCGCTTCTTCTCCCAGCTCGTGGGCCTGAAGGACTCTGCCTTTGGGGGCCGGGATTTCCAGCCCCTGCGCCAGTGCTTTGAGGGGGCCTGCCCACGCAGCAACGTCAG GCTGACTGGGGCCGCCGTGCAGATCAGCTGCGAGCACAAGGCCTCTGGGCAGCTGCACATGTTCAGCTGGGATGCATCCTTTGGGCTCCTGGAGATCTTGGAGTGCCTGTGGACGGACGACAGGACGCAAGCCAAGCCAGAGTACACCGAG CTGCTGGTCTTCGCCACCCCTAGTGCCTTTCCCTACAACCAGTCGCCTCGCCCCTGTGCCCGTCTCCAAACCAAGCATTCGGAGAAGCGGCCTTCATCCTCCAAG AGTCGCCTTGCCAAGGTCCCTGCCAAGCAAACGGTGGAGCTGGTGGCCGAGCTGGACGACTTCTGCTCAGACGTGGACCTGGCGACGCTCGACCGCCTTTGCTCGCTGCTGTGCCATGCCACGAAGCCCTCCACGCCAGCCTGGCCTCCTCCCGAGGCACACTTG GCAGATTCTCCCCCTGCTGCCAAGTGGCAGGCAAGTGTGCGACTGGCAGCGCCCAAGGCCACCCTGAGGCTGCAGTTCCCGATCCCGGACCTCCGTCCGTGGCCTGAGAGGCGGCCCTGGGCCCAGAAGGCCGTGCGGCAAGAGAGCCTGCGCCTGGACCTGGCCGGCGTGGAGCTGCAGGTGGAGCTCGGGCTGGCAGGCGTCACCCAGCTGGAACTTGCCTTCAGTGACCTGCATG GCACGTACGAAGGCGCTGAGAAGCTGGCCGTGCCGTGCTTGCGGGTCGGCAAAGCCCCCGACCTGTCCGCCAAAGGGACGGGGAAGAAGTACCTCCTCCCCAA AATCGCGTTGACCCTCCGCCCTCGGGCCAGCGACACTCCCTGGGACTTGGCCCTGGCGAAGCCCGGAGAGATGGAGCTGTCGACGGCTGAGAGCCCCTGCGAGCTGAAGCAGCCGGAGCCTTCGCCCTTCTCCTCCAAGCGGACCATGTACGAGACGGAGGAG ATGGTGATCCCTGGAGATCCCGAGGAAATGGCGGAATTCCAGAGCCAGACGCTGGAGGCCTCCCAGTATGCCCTGGAGGTGACCTTCCCCACTATGCACATCTTCCTCCCCAGTAAGGACTTCTACGAGAGCATCTACAACAG GATCAATAATGATCTCCTGATGTTCGAgtccttcagcccaccccccaccccctccgaGCTTCTGAGGGGCGCTGGGTCCACAGCAACCCCCTTTGTTGGAGAAGCACCCGCAGACACCCGCTGGCAGGAGAACTTCAAGATGTGCAAGTCGGCCTTTAAGCTGG ATTCAGACTCCGAAGATGAGGATTCTCACTTCTACTCCGTGGATGAGGCAGCACAGCGGAAGAAGGGGGAACAGAGGAGCCCCTTTCCCCAGAGCTGTGTCTCTGTTGTGCTCTCTGTGGGGAAGGGGCGGGTCACAGCCCTGTGCGATGCCAAG GGTGAGGGGGGCAAGAAGCTGGAGGGATCTCACGGCGAGCTGGTCCTGGACGTGGAAAGCGGCAGTCTCTTCAGCGTCTCGCGGTACAAGGGCCGTGAGGACCTCGGCTACTTCTGCATTGAGGCAGAGAAAGTTGCACTTTATCACAAGG CTGTGGTGGAGGACTACCTCATGGCGGAGCACCTGGAAATCTCCAACTTTTTGCCCCCGGAGGGGCTCAACCCCACCATCTATGCCTCCCAAGAGGGCCCCATCACCTGGCCCTTGGGGAGCAAGAAGGACGGGCCCCTGAAGATGCTCTCCCTGGCTATCCAGATCAACCTGGATTTGGAGAAGAACATCAAG GAGTTCCTGGTGACGCTGCGCCTCGAAGGGGCCACCATGCGGCATCACATGGCCCTGACCCACCAGAGTTGGTACAGTCAG TTGATTGACTTCCTGGATGTCCTGGATGACCCCATCCTGGGCTTTGTGCCCCCGACGGTCATCACAGTGCTGCACACCCACCTGTTCAGCTGTGCTGTGGATTACAG GCCTCTCTACTTGCCAATCCGGGTCCTCATCACAGCTGAGACCTTCACCCTCTCCAGCAACATAATTGTGGACACGTCCGTCTTCCTCCTCCG GTTCATTTTGGACGACTCAGCCCTTTACCTCTCAAACAAATGCGACACAGAGATGGGCGACCTGAGGAGAG ATTATGTTTGCGTTTTGGATGTGGACCTTCTGGAGCTGGTGATCACCACGTTTAAGGGAGCCACGACAGGGAAGCTG ACCCGCCCTCTGTTTGAGCTCCGTTGCTCCAACAACGTGGTCCATGTGCACACCTGCGCTGATTCCTGTGCGGCCCTCGCCAACCTCATCCAGTACGTGGTGAACAATGGGGActtgcaccccccaccccaccatgacAGCCCCACAGAGATCGCCGGCCAGAAGGTGCAG TTGTCCGAGAGCCCAGCATCGCTGCCATCATGCCCACCTGCCGAGACCGCAGCCATCAACCAGCAAGACCTTACGGACGCCCTCATTGACACGGAGCGCAGCCTCCAGGAACTAGCTGGAGAGATGG gtGACTCTGGCCTCAGGCGGCAGCCCTCCCCGGTTTCTGTCTACCTGTTCCCCGGGGAGAACGGAGCCGTGGGCAAGGCAGGAAAGACCCcggccccaccccccacccccgtcggGGAGGGGCTGGACTTCAGCCCTTCGGAGGACAGCGAGGGCGAGAGCGAAGCCACGGACGACTTCTGCATCCTGGACGCCCCAGGCACAGGAATCCCG CCCCGAGACGGGGAGCCGGTGGTGACGAAGCTCTTGGAaggccccgttcgcatccaggaGGGGCACTTCTCCCGCCCCCTGGGGAGCACGGACCTGCTGAAGGCCCCCTCGCGCTTCCCGGTCCCCGAGAGCCGGGTGATGATGCGGGAGATCTCGGTGGTCTGGCATCTCTATGGCGGGAGGGACTTTGGGCTGGGGCGCTCTGCCTCTGGCCACGCCCACTCACCCAG GACGAAGCCGTCTCTTTCCAGCGCCCGCTCATCCCCGTCCCGCTCCTCTGTCACCAACCGGCCCCAGAACACCTGGCGGGCTCAGGGGGGCACCAGCCGCATCCACGACCTGCTGATGGAGATCCAGctgacaaag gtgaGTTTCCAGCATGAAACTTAccccagtagcagcagcagcagcagcagcggcacatCTGAGAAACCCTCCGTGGAGTTGGAGGAGCAGCCCGTGGCCAGACAGGTCTTCATTGTCCAGGAGCTGGAGATCCGAGACCGCCTGGCCTCCTCTCAGATCAACAAGTTCCTCTACCTGTACAGCAGCGAGTGCATGCCGCGCCGAGCCCACTCCAACATG CTCACCATCAAAGCCCTGCACGTCTGCCCTGAGTCTGGTCTGGGGGGTCCCGAGTGCTGCCTTCGTGTCTCCTTGATGCCACTCAGGCTCAACATTGACCAG GATGCCTTGTTCTTCCTCAAGGACTTCTTCACCAGTGTGGCTGCCAGCATTAACCCCGTCGTGCCCTGCGAGGCTGGCTCAGAAG GTCGCACAGACCCCTTGGGGAAAGAGCCTGAGGGAGCGGAGGGGGAGATGACAGCCTCGATGGAGACCACAGCCAGCGAAAACAGCTCCTTGTCCaacgcctcctcttcctcctccgacCAGCCCATTTACTTCCG AGAGTTCCGGTTCACGTCCGaagtgcccatctggctggactacCAGGGAAAGCATGTGACCGTGGACCAAGTG GGCACCTTTGCCGGCATCCTCATCGGCCTGGCGCAGCTCAACTGCTCTGAGCtcaagctcaagaggctctgcTGTCGACACGG GCTACTGGGCGTGGAGAAGGTGGTGAGCTACGCCCTGACCGAGTGGCTGACGGACATCCGTAAGAACCAGCTGCCAGGCATCCTGGGAGGCGTGGGGCCTATGCACTCCGTGGTGCAGCTCT tCCACGGCCTCCGTGACCTCTTCTGGCTGCCCATCGAGCAGTACCGCAAGGACGGGCGGATCATCCGGGGCCTGCAGCGTGGGGCAGCTTCCTTTGGCACTTCAACCGCGTCGGCGGCCCTCGAGCTCAGCAACCGCCTGGTGCAGGCCATCCAG GCCACAGCGGAGACCGTCTACGACATCCTGTCCCCTACCGCCCCCCCAATGACGCGCACCCTCCTGGACAAGAAGCACACACGCAAGCTGAGGCGCGGCCAGCAACCTGCCGACCTGCGTGAAGGGGTGGCCAAGGCCTATGACACCGTGCGAGAG ggtgTCATCGACACAGCCCAGGCCATCTGCGACGTGGCGACTCGTGGCCACGAGCAGAAAGGCATCACCGGGGCGGTGGGAGGCGTCCTGCGGCAGATCCCTCCCACCGTGGTCAAGCCCCTCATCGTGGCCTCGGAAGCCACCTCCAACCTCCTGGGCGGTATGCGCAACCAGATCAAGCCCGATGCCCGGAAGGAGGAGTCCCTGAAGTGGCGCTCAGAAGAGGCTCAGGACTGA